A window of Mesomycoplasma lagogenitalium contains these coding sequences:
- the mraZ gene encoding division/cell wall cluster transcriptional repressor MraZ → MFGNHLKTIDEKNRIIIPSQFREELGEVFYISLGLDKIVEIRSKSEFDRIKEKMKANNSLNKNLREFARFFFGNTTEASCDKVGRVVLPKNLLNLVAIKNEAYLIGVGEKIELWPKERYEEHQSKFMDENSIDELQNKLFESGVEL, encoded by the coding sequence ATGTTTGGAAACCATTTAAAAACAATAGATGAAAAAAACAGAATTATCATCCCTTCTCAATTCAGAGAGGAGTTGGGAGAAGTTTTTTACATTTCTTTAGGCTTAGATAAGATTGTTGAAATTCGCTCTAAAAGCGAATTTGATCGTATTAAAGAAAAAATGAAAGCTAATAATTCTTTAAATAAAAATTTAAGAGAATTTGCTAGATTCTTTTTCGGAAATACTACAGAGGCATCTTGTGATAAAGTTGGAAGAGTTGTTTTACCTAAAAATTTACTAAATCTTGTTGCTATCAAAAATGAAGCATATCTAATTGGGGTTGGAGAAAAAATAGAACTTTGACCAAAAGAAAGATATGAAGAACACCAATCAAAATTTATGGATGAAAATTCAATCGATGAACTTCAAAATAAATTATTTGAAAGTGGGGTCGAATTATAA
- a CDS encoding F0F1 ATP synthase subunit A — protein MDKDSFLSNWNQPQLFTLFVMVFLICIISLILYFQIKKTKKDKAPNTAVYIVEQYFGIVDKLVDESSNSGRIAKFKPYLFGLLTFLLFGNLLSVIGLEPVGSTISVTLTLALISWLGIYVIGISYQRLSFFKKYINPLEIISIPAPLISLSFRMFGNIIGGSTLLIIFYAGLQFIWNLLPIGSFALFNLPAAIFLSPLVFYLDIFGVVIQSYVFTLLTTMFWSSSADGE, from the coding sequence ATGGACAAAGACAGTTTTTTATCTAATTGAAATCAGCCACAACTTTTTACTCTTTTTGTTATGGTTTTTTTAATTTGTATAATATCCTTGATATTGTATTTTCAAATTAAAAAAACAAAAAAAGACAAAGCACCAAATACAGCAGTTTATATTGTTGAACAATATTTTGGAATTGTGGATAAATTGGTTGATGAAAGTTCTAATTCAGGAAGAATAGCTAAATTTAAACCATATTTATTTGGACTTTTAACTTTTTTACTATTTGGTAATTTACTTTCTGTTATCGGTCTAGAACCGGTAGGAAGCACCATTTCAGTAACATTAACATTGGCATTAATTTCGTGATTAGGAATTTATGTAATTGGTATTTCTTATCAAAGATTATCATTTTTCAAAAAATATATTAATCCACTTGAAATTATTTCAATTCCAGCACCGCTTATTTCACTTTCCTTTCGTATGTTTGGAAACATAATAGGTGGTTCTACACTTTTAATTATATTTTATGCAGGTTTACAATTTATTTGAAATTTATTACCTATAGGTAGTTTTGCCTTATTTAATTTACCGGCTGCCATTTTCTTATCACCATTAGTATTTTATTTAGACATTTTTGGTGTTGTTATTCAATCATATGTATTTACACTATTAACTACAATGTTTTGAAGTTCAAGTGCTGACGGGGAATAA
- the rsmH gene encoding 16S rRNA (cytosine(1402)-N(4))-methyltransferase RsmH, with product MKHYPVLLNEIIEKLEIKNNGIYVDLTLGRAGHSSNILKKIKTGWLYSFDKDSEAIKKSDNLLKQISNNFTLIHSDFKNFKQKLEELKINKVDGILMDLGVSSPQLDEAERGFSYNKDARLDMRMDTNQKLDAHFIINNYDESELIKIFKNNADVMLPERVAKGIIENRPINNTLELVEIIKNSLPAKIVRMKNPAKAVFQAIRIAVNNEFESLKIALNDSLNLLNSNGKLAIITFHSIEDRIVKNFFGNLIKNKTDHRLPIMEKKDWKVKIILPSKEEIEKNKRSRSAKLRILTKLS from the coding sequence ATGAAACATTATCCTGTTTTACTAAATGAAATAATTGAAAAATTAGAAATAAAAAACAATGGAATCTATGTTGATTTAACATTAGGAAGAGCAGGGCATTCATCAAATATATTAAAAAAAATAAAAACTGGATGACTTTATTCGTTTGATAAAGATAGTGAAGCTATAAAAAAAAGTGATAACTTATTAAAACAAATTTCAAATAACTTCACTTTAATTCACTCTGATTTTAAAAACTTTAAACAAAAACTTGAGGAATTAAAAATTAATAAAGTTGATGGAATTTTAATGGATTTAGGAGTATCATCTCCGCAATTAGATGAAGCCGAAAGAGGCTTTTCCTATAATAAAGATGCTAGACTCGATATGAGAATGGATACAAATCAAAAACTCGATGCTCATTTTATTATAAATAATTATGATGAAAGCGAATTAATAAAAATTTTTAAAAATAATGCAGATGTAATGCTCCCTGAAAGAGTTGCGAAAGGCATTATTGAAAACAGACCCATAAACAATACATTGGAATTAGTTGAAATAATCAAAAATTCATTACCAGCTAAAATAGTAAGGATGAAAAATCCTGCTAAAGCCGTTTTTCAAGCAATACGAATTGCTGTAAATAATGAATTTGAATCACTAAAAATCGCTTTAAACGATTCTTTAAATTTATTAAATTCTAATGGAAAATTAGCAATAATAACTTTTCATTCTATAGAAGATCGAATTGTTAAAAATTTTTTTGGAAATTTAATTAAAAACAAAACAGATCATCGCTTACCAATTATGGAAAAAAAAGATTGAAAAGTGAAAATTATTCTTCCTTCTAAAGAAGAAATTGAAAAAAATAAAAGAAGCAGAAGTGCGAAATTAAGAATACTTACAAAATTAAGTTAG
- the atpE gene encoding ATP synthase F0 subunit C — translation MTNEILEIASKLDEKVSGNSTGIGLVAIGAGLAMVGALGVGAGQGYAAGKAAEAVGRNPEAEKKINKLMIIGCAIAETSSIYALLVAILLIFVY, via the coding sequence ATGACAAACGAAATTTTAGAAATAGCTTCAAAACTTGATGAAAAAGTATCAGGTAATTCAACAGGAATTGGTCTTGTTGCAATCGGAGCTGGTTTAGCGATGGTTGGAGCACTAGGAGTTGGTGCTGGTCAAGGATATGCTGCAGGAAAAGCAGCTGAAGCAGTTGGAAGAAATCCAGAAGCTGAAAAGAAAATAAATAAATTAATGATTATCGGTTGTGCTATTGCTGAAACATCTTCAATTTATGCTTTACTTGTTGCAATACTTTTAATATTTGTTTATTAA